In one window of Vallitalea okinawensis DNA:
- a CDS encoding alpha/beta hydrolase gives MFKTYKEFDDHITDLWHQDKFNEIIELFKEYMNVFPEDNYDITWGTSLCYASVGDLENAYNTLEDGTKKGYFYPIFPNDSLFNKPSYEKRFKNLLTTIEVLKLKKQNSAQVEYSLDSPKSYTKDTPLLISLHGWGEDMFFFKERWNSKIIKDKFHHLFIQSSQVGSYSGYCWDNFEKALEDINRVLDIVKETLGFLPENIFTGGFSQGGQVSIDLCFKTNLPIKGVVTLCPDLGDEHADCEVDLLSSRLKHVTIITGEKDEVLEKQKIFVEKLEKADVEHKFTIIDNLGHWFPNNLEDLLDMQFNILLENNSVSE, from the coding sequence ATGTTTAAGACATATAAAGAATTTGATGATCATATTACAGATCTATGGCATCAAGATAAATTTAATGAAATTATAGAGTTGTTTAAGGAATACATGAATGTTTTCCCAGAAGACAACTATGATATAACCTGGGGGACTTCTCTTTGTTATGCTTCCGTTGGGGATTTAGAGAATGCATATAATACATTGGAAGATGGTACAAAGAAAGGTTATTTTTATCCGATTTTCCCTAATGATTCTTTGTTTAATAAACCATCATATGAAAAACGCTTTAAGAATTTACTAACGACAATTGAAGTATTAAAGCTTAAAAAGCAAAACTCTGCCCAAGTAGAATATTCTTTAGATTCTCCAAAGTCTTATACGAAGGATACGCCTCTTCTAATATCTTTACATGGCTGGGGAGAAGATATGTTTTTCTTCAAAGAAAGATGGAATTCAAAAATTATAAAAGATAAGTTTCACCATCTATTTATTCAATCTAGCCAGGTAGGTTCATACAGTGGATATTGTTGGGATAACTTTGAAAAGGCCTTAGAGGATATCAACAGAGTTTTAGATATTGTGAAAGAAACTCTAGGGTTTTTACCAGAGAATATTTTTACAGGAGGATTTTCACAGGGAGGTCAAGTCTCAATTGATCTTTGCTTCAAAACTAATTTACCTATAAAGGGAGTAGTAACCCTATGCCCTGATTTAGGTGATGAGCATGCCGATTGTGAAGTCGATCTGTTATCTTCTAGACTTAAGCATGTCACGATCATCACTGGAGAAAAGGATGAAGTTCTCGAAAAACAGAAGATTTTTGTCGAAAAGCTTGAAAAAGCCGATGTTGAACACAAATTTACTATTATTGATAATCTAGGACATTGGTTTCCGAATAATTTAGAAGATTTATTAGATATGCAATTTAATATATTATTAGAAAATAATAGCGTCTCGGAATAA
- the rsgA gene encoding ribosome small subunit-dependent GTPase A encodes MNINLKDWGLTQEIYDQYEERADHQKIGRVVEEHKNLYKVITEIGYIIGKVAGKLQYETDGNGDYPSVGDYVLLEHHSGDKALITEILPRKSKFSRKIAGSQFEEQVVVTNMDELWICMALNKDFNLKRLDRYTTLAWDSGATPVIILTKADLCEDIDEALEEINQTIFGIDMIVVSSVEDIGLDLVMNRMEYGKTIALLGSSGVGKSTLINKILGNEEQETTDIMADDRGKHTTTYRKLMLLDQGGIIVDTPGMKSVGLLNNDKQLDDTFKDIVEIGNLCRFSDCSHNSEPGCAIKAAIANGELSSERYNNYVKLKKEAAYMEKKLNKAALRRESKERGRHFKSHKKVKY; translated from the coding sequence ATGAATATTAATTTAAAAGATTGGGGCCTAACTCAGGAAATTTATGATCAATATGAAGAGAGAGCAGACCACCAAAAGATTGGTAGAGTTGTTGAAGAGCACAAAAATTTATATAAAGTGATTACAGAAATCGGATATATTATCGGTAAGGTAGCTGGTAAATTGCAATACGAAACAGATGGGAATGGAGATTATCCATCAGTAGGGGATTATGTTCTTCTTGAACATCATTCAGGGGATAAGGCTCTTATCACAGAGATATTACCACGAAAAAGTAAGTTCTCAAGAAAAATTGCAGGAAGCCAATTTGAGGAACAAGTTGTTGTAACCAACATGGATGAATTATGGATATGCATGGCATTGAACAAAGATTTTAACTTAAAAAGGTTGGATCGCTATACCACCTTAGCCTGGGATAGTGGAGCAACGCCTGTAATCATATTAACAAAAGCGGATTTATGTGAAGATATAGATGAAGCATTAGAAGAAATCAACCAAACAATATTTGGTATTGATATGATTGTAGTTAGCTCAGTGGAAGATATAGGATTAGATCTGGTTATGAACAGGATGGAATACGGTAAGACTATTGCATTACTAGGTTCATCAGGGGTTGGGAAATCTACATTGATCAATAAGATCCTTGGTAATGAGGAGCAAGAGACTACCGATATCATGGCAGATGATCGAGGGAAACATACAACAACATATCGTAAGTTAATGCTCCTTGATCAGGGAGGTATTATTGTTGATACACCTGGTATGAAGTCCGTAGGCCTACTAAATAACGATAAGCAATTAGATGATACATTTAAAGATATAGTTGAGATTGGTAATCTATGTAGATTTAGTGATTGTAGTCATAATAGCGAACCGGGTTGTGCTATTAAAGCAGCTATTGCGAATGGAGAGTTGAGTTCGGAGCGTTATAATAATTATGTCAAACTTAAGAAAGAAGCAGCTTACATGGAGAAAAAATTAAACAAAGCAGCTTTAAGACGTGAAAGTAAAGAAAGAGGCCGCCATTTCAAAAGTCATAAAAAAGTTAAATACTAA
- a CDS encoding glycoside hydrolase family 13 protein, whose product MTRAWWKEGIAYQIYVRSFKDANGDGIGDLQGIIEKLDYLKELGIDIIYLNPINKSPNDDNGYDISDFRDIMDEFGTLEDFDQLLKAIHENGQRLVLDLVINHSSDEHPWFIESRKGKDNPYRDYYIWHPGKDGREPNNWGSFFGGSAWQLDEATGEYYLHLFSKKQPDFNWRNERLQNEMKDMMGYWIDKGVDGFRMDAINHLEKDHSFPDGKVHEGQVYGNFIKYVQNLPEVHGYLKDIRNYALSKREDLVLIGETGGVSYDNAFIYTGIDRGELDMTFHFDMHSVGKGKKDWERRPIRLIDEIKDKFTGWQSREEEDGWCPIFYSNHDTTRTVSRLGDDKKYLKESAKMLATLQLTGRGTPFIYNGDEIGMTNAYEYGLEDYRDVAVFTKYKDFVESGLVSAEDYLKGLHLTSRDNSRTPMQWNDSQYAGFSSDEPWIKVNKNYKEINVEAQMKDPNSILNYYKEMIQVRNDNPVLVYGDFKEINHDDEELYVYMRSLEDKEVLVIINFYDKKPVFNLPSGLAKSDLELIISNYSCKDNDRNEIELRPYEVRVYRIV is encoded by the coding sequence ATGACAAGAGCATGGTGGAAAGAAGGCATAGCCTATCAGATATATGTAAGAAGTTTCAAGGATGCAAATGGTGATGGTATCGGTGATTTACAAGGTATCATTGAGAAGCTAGATTATTTAAAGGAGTTAGGGATTGATATCATTTATCTCAATCCTATCAATAAGTCGCCTAATGATGATAATGGCTATGATATCAGTGATTTTAGAGATATCATGGATGAATTTGGTACCTTAGAGGATTTTGACCAATTACTCAAAGCTATTCATGAAAATGGTCAACGTCTTGTTCTTGATTTAGTTATTAATCATAGTTCTGACGAACATCCTTGGTTTATTGAAAGCAGAAAAGGCAAAGATAACCCTTATAGAGATTATTACATTTGGCATCCAGGTAAAGACGGTAGAGAACCAAACAACTGGGGATCTTTCTTTGGTGGTAGTGCATGGCAATTGGATGAAGCTACTGGAGAATATTATCTGCACCTGTTCTCTAAGAAACAACCGGACTTTAATTGGAGAAATGAACGCTTGCAAAATGAAATGAAAGACATGATGGGCTACTGGATAGATAAAGGGGTAGATGGATTTAGAATGGATGCCATCAATCATCTTGAAAAAGATCATAGCTTTCCAGATGGTAAAGTCCATGAAGGACAAGTCTATGGTAACTTTATTAAGTATGTACAGAACCTACCTGAAGTCCATGGTTACTTAAAGGATATTCGAAATTATGCATTAAGTAAGCGAGAGGACCTTGTTTTAATTGGTGAGACAGGGGGAGTGAGTTATGATAATGCATTTATTTATACAGGGATTGATCGTGGCGAATTAGATATGACCTTCCATTTTGATATGCATAGTGTAGGTAAAGGAAAGAAGGATTGGGAAAGAAGACCTATTCGCTTAATAGATGAAATTAAAGATAAATTCACTGGATGGCAGAGTAGAGAAGAGGAAGATGGTTGGTGCCCCATATTTTATTCCAATCATGATACAACTCGTACGGTATCTCGCTTAGGTGATGATAAAAAGTATCTTAAAGAATCTGCTAAAATGCTGGCGACTCTTCAATTGACTGGTAGAGGAACACCTTTTATCTATAACGGAGATGAAATTGGTATGACCAATGCCTACGAATATGGATTAGAAGATTATCGTGATGTAGCAGTTTTTACTAAATATAAAGACTTTGTTGAATCAGGGTTAGTATCTGCAGAAGACTATTTAAAAGGCCTTCATTTGACTTCGAGAGATAATTCAAGAACACCGATGCAATGGAATGATAGTCAGTATGCTGGCTTTTCCAGTGATGAGCCTTGGATTAAAGTAAACAAGAACTACAAAGAAATTAATGTAGAAGCCCAAATGAAAGATCCTAATTCTATATTGAATTATTATAAAGAGATGATACAAGTTAGAAATGATAATCCTGTACTTGTATATGGTGATTTTAAAGAGATTAATCATGATGATGAGGAGCTCTATGTTTATATGAGAAGCTTAGAAGATAAGGAAGTACTTGTTATCATTAATTTCTACGATAAGAAACCAGTATTCAATTTACCATCAGGACTTGCTAAATCTGATTTAGAATTAATAATTAGTAACTACAGTTGTAAAGATAATGATAGAAATGAAATAGAATTACGCCCTTATGAGGTAAGAGTGTATAGAATAGTTTAA
- a CDS encoding glycoside hydrolase family 31 protein has translation MKSFAERLELSTVPKANEGAIVLGPQVRFTVLTSRLIRIEYSKDDCFRDVATKTILNRELPVPSFEVIKDTDRMVIKTEHIELTYNPNILGFTRDTFKIYVKETDNTWFYGLSASNLKGTLRTLDQVDGSAPLEEGLMSKDGYAVIDDTESFILTDDNWFEEVYYPAGSYEDIYFFGYGRDYKACLRDFTRIAGDVPMLPRWTLGNWWSRYWEYSQDELLGLMSRFQNEDIPLSVCIVDMDWHITDVSGGGSGGWSAGWTGYTWEKKLFPDPQGFMEELHNRGLRTALNLHPADGLLPHEEMYEEMADFMGMDPEKGDAIHFNITDKKFAEGYFDIMHQPHENDGVDFWWMDWQQGKKAKGSHLDPLFLLNHLHFMDAAKEDDKRPFIFSRWGGLGNHRYPIGFSGDTTSSWASLAFQPYLTATAANVGYGWWSHDIGGHHNGIQDGELYTRWVQYGVFSPIMRLHSTKQRFADRHPWGYSEEVLKVAGDYMRLRHRLIPYIYTISWDNYKTGIPGFLPLYYEHPYVEEAYQHGNEYYFGEQLIVSPYIEPADEDIKLSRQTLWLPEGDWYGFFDGEYFKGDEHYALYGELSDMPVFAKAGAIVPLGKEVTWGGIDNPDELELVAFPGADGSYTLFEDDGQSQRYNEDHALTEFTQVYEGKQTTIKVCPVKGNGNLIPENRSYRLQLKGINEPTNVLFTINGQEIDVKWNYEEGVLYTEALQVRSEDTFEIKVRGEDELAIKERQPMKQLEKLIINCNLDTQIKEKLWCSRYELMESTESLGSRYSTKKITTKSLLALMECINDKPIYMMQ, from the coding sequence ATGAAATCATTTGCTGAGAGACTAGAATTGAGTACAGTGCCTAAAGCTAATGAGGGAGCTATTGTATTAGGACCTCAAGTTCGTTTTACGGTATTAACATCACGATTGATTCGAATTGAGTATAGTAAAGATGATTGCTTCAGAGATGTAGCAACAAAGACAATATTAAATAGGGAGTTACCTGTACCTTCTTTTGAAGTTATTAAAGATACAGATAGAATGGTCATAAAGACTGAACATATAGAGTTAACCTACAACCCTAATATTTTAGGTTTTACTAGAGATACCTTCAAAATATATGTGAAAGAAACTGATAATACCTGGTTTTATGGTTTATCTGCATCTAACTTAAAAGGGACTCTACGTACATTAGACCAAGTAGATGGTTCAGCCCCTTTAGAAGAAGGTTTAATGTCTAAAGATGGTTATGCAGTAATTGATGACACTGAGAGTTTTATATTAACTGATGATAATTGGTTTGAGGAAGTTTATTACCCAGCAGGAAGCTATGAAGATATCTATTTCTTTGGTTATGGAAGAGACTACAAAGCTTGTTTAAGAGATTTTACCCGTATTGCTGGTGATGTACCTATGTTACCAAGATGGACACTAGGTAACTGGTGGAGTCGTTATTGGGAGTATAGCCAAGATGAATTATTAGGTTTAATGAGTCGATTCCAAAATGAAGATATTCCGTTATCGGTATGTATCGTAGATATGGATTGGCATATTACGGATGTAAGTGGTGGAGGATCTGGTGGATGGAGTGCCGGTTGGACGGGTTATACATGGGAGAAAAAATTATTCCCAGACCCACAAGGGTTCATGGAAGAACTTCATAACAGAGGATTAAGAACAGCTCTTAATCTACATCCAGCAGATGGCTTATTACCTCATGAAGAGATGTATGAAGAGATGGCCGATTTCATGGGAATGGATCCTGAAAAAGGTGATGCTATTCACTTCAATATAACAGATAAGAAATTTGCAGAAGGTTACTTTGATATCATGCATCAGCCACATGAAAATGATGGTGTAGATTTCTGGTGGATGGATTGGCAACAAGGAAAGAAGGCAAAAGGGTCCCATCTTGATCCACTGTTCTTGCTCAACCACCTTCACTTTATGGATGCGGCTAAAGAAGATGATAAACGACCATTCATATTCTCACGTTGGGGAGGATTAGGTAACCATCGTTACCCTATTGGATTCTCTGGTGATACAACATCATCTTGGGCAAGTTTAGCTTTTCAACCTTACTTAACAGCTACAGCTGCCAATGTTGGTTATGGCTGGTGGAGTCATGATATTGGTGGACATCATAATGGTATTCAAGATGGAGAGTTGTATACAAGATGGGTACAGTATGGCGTCTTCAGTCCAATCATGCGTTTACACAGCACAAAGCAAAGGTTTGCTGATCGTCATCCTTGGGGGTATTCAGAAGAGGTACTTAAGGTTGCTGGTGATTACATGCGATTACGTCACCGTTTAATTCCATATATCTATACCATCTCTTGGGATAACTATAAGACAGGCATACCAGGCTTCTTACCACTTTATTACGAACACCCATATGTTGAAGAAGCTTATCAACATGGTAACGAATATTACTTTGGAGAGCAGCTTATCGTTTCTCCATATATTGAACCTGCCGATGAAGATATAAAATTATCTCGCCAGACTTTATGGCTTCCAGAAGGTGATTGGTACGGCTTTTTTGATGGAGAATACTTTAAAGGTGACGAGCATTATGCTTTATACGGAGAGCTTAGTGATATGCCAGTATTCGCAAAAGCAGGAGCTATTGTACCATTAGGTAAAGAGGTAACATGGGGTGGTATTGATAATCCTGATGAATTAGAATTAGTAGCATTTCCAGGTGCTGATGGCAGCTATACACTTTTTGAAGATGATGGACAATCACAACGCTATAACGAAGATCATGCATTAACTGAATTTACTCAAGTCTATGAAGGTAAACAAACAACAATCAAAGTATGTCCAGTGAAAGGCAATGGAAATCTAATTCCAGAGAACCGCAGTTACCGTCTTCAACTAAAAGGTATTAATGAACCAACAAATGTTCTTTTCACAATCAATGGCCAAGAGATTGATGTGAAGTGGAATTATGAAGAGGGAGTTCTTTATACTGAAGCCCTTCAAGTAAGGTCAGAGGATACCTTTGAAATCAAGGTTCGAGGTGAAGACGAATTAGCTATAAAAGAGCGTCAACCAATGAAGCAATTAGAAAAACTTATTATTAACTGTAATCTTGACACACAGATCAAGGAAAAACTCTGGTGTAGTCGTTATGAACTTATGGAATCAACAGAAAGCCTGGGTTCTAGATATTCAACTAAGAAAATTACTACTAAGAGTTTATTAGCACTTATGGAATGTATTAATGATAAGCCAATTTATATGATGCAATAG